One Staphylococcus simiae genomic region harbors:
- the cozEa gene encoding lipoteichoic acid biosynthesis protein CozEa has translation MLNKVWFRTGIALIMLFIIIKLFMEVHEVFEPIATIIGSVFLPFLISGFLFYICLPFQQLLEKVGFPRWASITTIMLALFAIIGIIIAFIAPIIVSNINNLISQTPALQKEAEQIINFALAQMDKLPSDVTSRITNMVNSIGDGVTNILSNSLQYITSLVSTIFLLIMVPFFLIYMLKDHEKFIPAIAKFFKGERKVFFVDMLTDVNFTLKSYIQGQVTVSVILGIFLYLGYSIIHLPYIPLLVLFAGVANLIPFLGSWLSFAPAAILGIIDSPTTFIWVCVITLIAHQLEGNVITPNVMGKSLNIHPLTIIVVILAAGDLGGFTLILIAVPLYAVLKTVVSNIFKYRQRIIDKANSDVKD, from the coding sequence ATGTTGAACAAAGTTTGGTTCCGGACTGGCATAGCATTAATTATGTTGTTCATAATCATCAAACTATTTATGGAAGTGCATGAAGTATTTGAACCAATCGCCACAATTATCGGCTCTGTATTTCTTCCATTTTTAATTAGTGGTTTTCTATTTTATATTTGCTTACCTTTTCAACAGCTACTAGAAAAAGTAGGTTTCCCTCGTTGGGCAAGTATTACGACAATTATGCTAGCGTTATTTGCAATTATTGGTATTATTATCGCTTTTATCGCACCAATTATTGTATCAAATATTAATAATTTAATTAGTCAAACACCAGCATTACAAAAAGAAGCAGAACAGATTATCAATTTTGCTTTAGCTCAAATGGATAAATTACCTAGCGATGTAACAAGTAGAATCACTAATATGGTTAATTCTATTGGAGATGGAGTTACAAATATATTATCTAATTCATTACAATATATAACTTCATTAGTTTCTACTATCTTCTTATTAATCATGGTGCCGTTCTTTTTAATTTATATGTTAAAAGATCATGAAAAATTTATTCCAGCAATTGCCAAATTTTTCAAAGGTGAACGTAAAGTATTTTTTGTTGATATGTTAACTGATGTTAACTTCACTTTAAAATCATACATTCAAGGCCAAGTTACTGTCAGTGTTATTTTAGGCATTTTCTTATACTTAGGTTATTCAATTATTCACTTACCTTATATTCCACTACTTGTACTATTTGCAGGTGTGGCAAACTTAATTCCATTTTTAGGTTCTTGGTTATCCTTTGCACCCGCTGCAATTTTAGGTATTATTGATAGCCCTACTACTTTTATTTGGGTATGTGTCATTACTTTAATTGCACATCAACTTGAAGGTAATGTCATTACACCTAATGTTATGGGTAAATCTTTAAATATCCATCCCCTTACAATTATCGTTGTTATATTAGCAGCTGGTGATTTAGGTGGCTTTACATTAATTCTAATTGCTGTACCATTATATGCTGTTCTTAAAACAGTTGTCAGTAATATCTTTAAATACCGACAACGTATTATTGATAAAGCTAATAGTGATGTTAAAGACTAA
- a CDS encoding YjcG family protein translates to MILGLALIPSKSFQETVDSYRKRYDKQYARIKPHITIKAPFEIDDQDLDSVVSQVRARIKGVPAVNVHATKASSFKPTNNVIYFKVAKTDELETLFDRFNDSDFYGEAEHVFVPHFTIAQGLSSQEFEDIFGQVALAGVDHEEVIEDLTLLRFDEEEDKWKELETFKLA, encoded by the coding sequence ATGATTTTAGGGTTAGCATTAATTCCATCAAAGTCATTTCAAGAAACGGTAGATTCATATCGTAAACGTTATGATAAGCAATATGCACGTATTAAACCACATATCACAATTAAAGCTCCGTTTGAAATTGACGATCAAGATTTAGATTCAGTGGTTAGTCAAGTTAGAGCTAGAATCAAAGGTGTTCCAGCTGTTAATGTACATGCAACAAAAGCATCTAGTTTTAAGCCAACGAATAATGTTATTTATTTTAAAGTTGCTAAGACAGATGAACTAGAAACATTGTTTGATCGTTTTAATGATAGTGATTTCTATGGTGAAGCAGAGCATGTTTTTGTGCCACATTTTACAATTGCACAAGGACTTTCAAGTCAAGAATTTGAAGATATTTTTGGACAAGTTGCTCTTGCAGGGGTAGACCATGAAGAAGTTATAGAAGATTTAACATTATTAAGATTTGATGAAGAAGAAGACAAATGGAAAGAATTAGAAACATTTAAATTAGCATGA
- the fabI gene encoding enoyl-ACP reductase FabI, with protein sequence MLNLENKTFVIMGIANKRSIGFGVAKVLDTLGAKLVFTYRKERSRKELEKLLEQLNQSEQRLYQIDVQSDEEVINGFAKIGQEVGNIDGVYHSIAFANMEDLRGRFSETSREGFLLAQDISSYSLTIVAHEAKKLMPEGGTIVATTYLGGEFAVQNYNVMGVAKASLEANVKYLALDLGPDNIRVNAISAGPIRTLSAKGVGGFNTILKEIEERAPLKRNVDQEEVGKTAAYLLSDLSSGVTGENIHVDSGFHAIK encoded by the coding sequence ATGTTAAATCTTGAAAACAAAACATTTGTTATTATGGGTATTGCAAACAAACGTAGTATTGGTTTTGGTGTTGCTAAAGTATTAGATACTTTAGGTGCCAAATTAGTATTTACATATCGCAAAGAACGTAGCCGTAAAGAATTAGAGAAATTATTAGAACAACTTAATCAAAGTGAACAACGTTTATACCAAATTGACGTTCAAAGTGACGAAGAAGTGATTAATGGCTTTGCTAAAATCGGTCAAGAAGTTGGAAATATTGATGGTGTATACCATTCAATCGCTTTTGCTAATATGGAAGATTTACGCGGACGTTTTTCTGAAACATCTCGTGAAGGTTTCTTGTTAGCACAAGATATTAGTTCATATTCTTTAACTATCGTGGCACATGAAGCTAAAAAATTGATGCCTGAAGGTGGTACCATTGTTGCAACTACTTACTTAGGCGGAGAATTTGCAGTTCAAAATTATAACGTCATGGGCGTTGCTAAAGCTAGTTTAGAAGCTAATGTGAAATATTTAGCATTAGATTTAGGACCTGATAATATTAGAGTAAATGCTATTTCAGCTGGTCCTATTCGTACGCTTAGTGCTAAAGGTGTTGGAGGATTTAACACAATTTTAAAAGAAATCGAAGAACGAGCACCATTAAAACGTAATGTTGATCAAGAAGAAGTTGGTAAGACAGCAGCATACTTATTAAGTGATTTATCAAGTGGTGTTACTGGTGAAAATATACATGTAGACAGTGGTTTCCACGCTATAAAATAA
- a CDS encoding esterase family protein, producing the protein MSEYKNGKINKHVYFSEILNREVTLSIYLPEQYSHLFKYRVILCFDGLDFLRFGRIQRSLESLSEQEHIENAIIVGFHYEDVDKRREEFHPQGSRSHLTIKAVGQEILPFIESQFSTYKVGNARLLMGDSLAGSIALLTALTYPTIFSQVAMLSPQYDETVKEKIETCNNIDQLTIWHAVGLDEEDFELPTNGKRANFLTPNRELYHLLSQYNMTYHYEEFDGGHQWKSWKPLLPQILTYFLHEKIQD; encoded by the coding sequence ATGTCAGAATATAAAAATGGTAAGATAAATAAACATGTTTATTTTAGTGAAATTTTAAATAGAGAAGTAACATTGAGTATCTATTTACCTGAACAATATAGTCATTTATTTAAATATAGAGTTATTTTATGTTTTGATGGTTTAGACTTCTTAAGATTTGGTCGTATTCAACGGTCATTAGAATCTTTATCTGAGCAAGAACACATAGAGAATGCTATTATTGTAGGATTTCATTATGAAGACGTTGATAAAAGACGTGAAGAGTTTCATCCACAAGGTTCAAGATCTCACTTAACAATTAAAGCTGTTGGGCAAGAAATTTTGCCATTTATAGAATCACAATTTTCAACATATAAAGTTGGTAATGCTAGATTATTAATGGGAGATAGCTTAGCAGGGAGTATCGCATTATTAACAGCACTTACATATCCTACGATTTTTAGTCAAGTTGCAATGTTAAGCCCACAATATGATGAAACTGTAAAAGAAAAGATTGAAACATGTAACAATATTGATCAATTAACAATTTGGCATGCTGTTGGACTTGATGAAGAGGATTTTGAACTACCAACTAATGGTAAACGCGCTAATTTTTTAACACCTAATCGTGAATTATATCACTTATTATCACAATATAATATGACTTATCATTATGAAGAATTTGACGGTGGTCATCAGTGGAAATCATGGAAACCGTTATTACCACAAATTTTAACTTATTTTTTACATGAGAAAATCCAAGATTAA
- the ltaA gene encoding lipoteichoic acid biosynthesis MFS flippase LtaA, whose product MQDSLSSNYANKRNFVLMLVILFLMEFARGMYILSYINYLPTVTSIAVAITSLAFSIHFIADATTNFVIGFLLKKFGARTVLTSGFILAFLSLFLVIWFPASPVVIILSAIMLGIAVSPIWVIMLSSVEEDKRGKQMGYVYFAWLLGLLVGWVVMNFLVKLHPTKFTFMMSLVVLIAWVLYYFVNVTLTNYNTRPVKEQLGQIVDVTKRHLLLFPGILLQGAAISALVPILPTYATKVVKVSTIEYTVAIIIGGLGCAFSMLFLSKLIDHRSRNFMYGVILTGFLLYMILIFILSMIFNIYIVWIIALAIGLMYGILLPAWNTFMACFIKSDEQEETWGVFNSIQGFGSMIGPLFGGLITQFTNNLNNTFYFSSLVFLVLAIFYGTYFISHRQRKH is encoded by the coding sequence ATGCAAGATTCTTTGTCAAGTAATTACGCTAACAAAAGAAACTTTGTTTTAATGTTGGTCATTCTCTTTTTAATGGAATTTGCTAGAGGTATGTATATACTAAGTTATATTAATTATTTGCCAACAGTAACATCGATTGCTGTTGCCATTACCTCTTTAGCTTTTTCAATACATTTCATTGCGGATGCCACTACTAATTTCGTTATAGGTTTCTTACTTAAAAAATTTGGTGCTCGTACTGTTTTAACTTCTGGGTTTATCTTAGCTTTTTTAAGTTTATTTTTAGTTATTTGGTTTCCAGCATCACCAGTTGTTATTATTCTAAGTGCAATTATGCTAGGTATTGCAGTTAGTCCTATTTGGGTTATCATGTTATCAAGTGTTGAGGAAGATAAACGTGGTAAACAAATGGGCTATGTTTATTTTGCATGGTTACTTGGGCTTTTAGTTGGTTGGGTTGTGATGAACTTTTTAGTTAAACTGCATCCAACTAAATTTACATTTATGATGTCTTTAGTCGTGTTAATAGCTTGGGTATTATATTATTTTGTTAATGTAACATTGACTAACTATAATACACGACCTGTAAAAGAACAATTAGGTCAAATTGTTGACGTTACAAAAAGACATTTATTGTTATTTCCAGGTATTTTATTACAAGGTGCCGCAATCTCTGCCTTAGTACCTATCTTACCTACTTATGCAACAAAAGTTGTCAAAGTAAGCACTATTGAATACACAGTTGCCATCATTATAGGTGGTTTAGGTTGTGCGTTCTCGATGTTATTTTTATCAAAATTAATTGACCATAGAAGTCGAAATTTTATGTATGGTGTTATTTTAACTGGCTTTCTCTTATATATGATTTTAATATTTATCTTATCTATGATATTTAACATTTATATAGTTTGGATTATAGCCTTAGCAATCGGTTTAATGTACGGGATATTACTTCCTGCTTGGAATACCTTTATGGCATGCTTTATTAAAAGCGATGAACAAGAAGAGACTTGGGGAGTTTTTAATAGTATTCAAGGTTTCGGTTCAATGATTGGACCATTATTCGGAGGATTAATTACTCAATTTACGAATAATTTAAATAATACATTTTACTTTTCATCATTAGTCTTCCTAGTATTAGCTATATTTTACGGTACGTATTTTATTAGCCATAGACAAAGAAAACATTAA
- a CDS encoding alanine/glycine:cation symporter family protein — translation MIERLVGFLNDIVWSKPLVYGLLLTGLFFTLRMRFFQVRYFKEMIRLMFQGERSPNGVSSFQAIAMSLAGRVGTGNIVGVSTAIFIGGPGAVFWMWISAFLGASSAFIESTLGQIFKRVENNEYRGGPAYYIEYGIGGKFGKIYGALFAIVTIISVGLLLPGVQSNAIASSMHNAIQIPQWLMGIAVVIVLGLIIFGGLRSIANVATAVVPFMAIIYILMAVVIICLNLQAIPALFAVIFKSAFGIQSAFGGIVGAMIEIGVKRGLYSNEAGQGTGPHAASAAEVSHPSKQGLVQAFSVYIDTLFVCTATALIILISGTYNVTDGTMNANGTPHLIKDGGIFVDSDTGKDYSGTAMYVQAGIDKAFQGDHYHFDPSFSGVGSYFVAFALFFFAFTTILSYYYITETNVAYLTRHYNNHISNIYINIARIILLFATFYGAIKTADVAWALGDLGVGLMAWLNIIAIWILHKPAVNALKDYEIQRKKLGNGYHAIYKPDANKLPNAVFWLKTYPQRLNREKVKQHSKS, via the coding sequence ATGATAGAAAGATTAGTAGGTTTCTTAAATGATATTGTTTGGAGTAAACCTTTGGTATATGGCTTATTATTGACAGGTTTGTTTTTTACTTTGCGTATGAGATTTTTTCAAGTCAGGTACTTTAAAGAAATGATAAGACTCATGTTTCAGGGAGAGCGTTCTCCAAATGGTGTATCCAGTTTTCAAGCTATTGCAATGTCATTAGCTGGGAGAGTGGGGACAGGTAATATTGTAGGTGTATCAACGGCTATATTTATTGGTGGTCCTGGAGCAGTCTTTTGGATGTGGATAAGTGCATTTTTAGGAGCAAGTAGTGCTTTTATTGAATCAACATTAGGCCAAATTTTTAAACGTGTTGAAAATAATGAATATCGAGGTGGGCCTGCTTATTATATTGAATATGGTATAGGTGGAAAGTTTGGTAAAATTTATGGTGCTTTATTTGCCATTGTTACTATTATTTCAGTAGGATTGTTATTACCAGGTGTTCAATCTAATGCTATTGCAAGTTCAATGCATAATGCCATTCAAATTCCTCAATGGTTAATGGGAATTGCCGTAGTGATAGTCTTAGGTTTGATTATTTTTGGTGGGCTACGCAGTATTGCTAACGTTGCAACGGCTGTTGTACCGTTTATGGCAATTATATACATATTGATGGCAGTAGTGATTATTTGTCTTAATTTACAAGCAATACCAGCTTTATTTGCTGTTATATTCAAGTCAGCATTTGGTATACAATCAGCTTTTGGTGGTATTGTTGGTGCAATGATTGAAATTGGAGTTAAAAGAGGGTTATATTCTAATGAAGCTGGACAAGGTACTGGACCTCATGCAGCTTCTGCTGCTGAAGTGTCACATCCAAGTAAACAAGGTTTAGTTCAAGCATTTTCTGTATATATTGACACTTTATTTGTTTGTACAGCTACTGCATTAATTATATTAATTTCTGGTACTTACAATGTTACTGATGGAACGATGAATGCAAATGGTACACCACATTTAATCAAAGATGGTGGTATTTTTGTAGACTCTGATACGGGTAAAGATTATTCAGGAACAGCTATGTATGTTCAAGCTGGTATAGATAAGGCTTTCCAAGGAGATCACTACCATTTTGATCCATCATTTTCAGGAGTGGGTTCTTATTTTGTTGCTTTTGCTTTATTCTTTTTTGCCTTCACTACAATCTTATCTTATTATTACATAACTGAAACAAATGTTGCTTATTTAACGCGTCATTATAATAATCACATATCTAATATATATATTAATATTGCGCGAATTATTTTATTATTTGCAACCTTTTATGGTGCTATTAAAACTGCCGATGTAGCATGGGCACTTGGTGACCTTGGGGTTGGGTTAATGGCTTGGTTAAATATTATTGCTATTTGGATACTACATAAGCCTGCAGTAAATGCACTTAAAGATTATGAAATACAGCGTAAGAAATTAGGAAATGGTTATCATGCAATTTATAAACCAGATGCTAACAAACTACCAAATGCAGTATTTTGGTTAAAGACATATCCTCAAAGATTGAACAGGGAAAAAGTAAAACAACATTCCAAATCGTAG